Proteins encoded by one window of Verrucomicrobiia bacterium:
- a CDS encoding AAA family ATPase — protein sequence MYESFFNLKEAPFNVTPDPRFVYFSQQHREALSTLIYGVESRRGFIQITGEIGTGKTTLCRALLQRMSDRVHSALVFNPKLSEFELLQTIVEDFGIKPSGKKRKDYFDSLNRFLLEQLEEGYNAIVIIDEAQLLSPKALEQIRLLSNLETSTQKLLQIILVGQPELKDLLNRKDLVQLYQRITIRYHLTVLSREEVDEYIRHRLQVAGGQNDFFTPEAIDRIHQISGGVPRLINVLADRSLMAAFTQSSRLIDTGMVDYAYGDLQGVRA from the coding sequence ATGTACGAATCCTTTTTCAATTTGAAAGAAGCCCCTTTCAACGTTACGCCCGACCCGCGCTTCGTCTATTTCAGCCAGCAGCACCGCGAGGCGCTCTCTACGCTAATCTACGGCGTGGAAAGCCGGCGCGGCTTCATCCAGATCACGGGGGAGATCGGGACGGGCAAGACCACGCTTTGCCGCGCGCTGCTTCAGCGCATGAGCGACCGGGTGCACAGCGCGCTCGTCTTCAATCCCAAGCTGTCCGAGTTCGAGCTGCTGCAGACCATCGTCGAAGATTTCGGGATCAAGCCTTCGGGCAAGAAAAGGAAAGATTATTTCGATTCGTTGAATCGTTTCCTGCTGGAGCAGCTCGAAGAAGGCTACAACGCCATCGTCATCATCGACGAGGCGCAGCTTCTCAGCCCGAAAGCGCTCGAGCAGATCCGGCTGCTGTCGAACCTCGAAACCTCGACGCAGAAACTTTTGCAGATCATCCTCGTGGGCCAGCCCGAGCTGAAGGACCTGCTCAACCGCAAGGACCTGGTCCAGCTCTACCAGCGCATCACGATCCGTTACCATCTCACGGTCCTGTCGCGCGAAGAAGTCGACGAGTACATCCGGCACCGGCTGCAGGTCGCCGGCGGCCAAAACGATTTTTTTACGCCCGAAGCCATCGACCGCATCCACCAGATTTCCGGCGGCGTGCCGCGCCTGATCAACGTACTGGCGGACCGCTCGCTTATGGCAGCGTTCACGCAATCCAGCCGTCTCATCGACACCGGCATGGTCGATTATGCTTACGGCGATCTCCAGGGGGTAAGAGCATGA